The region TGATTTTGTCTGGCATCGCATTTActgattatttcaaaaatgtcatGTCGATGGCTCACTGTCCGCACTTATTTCACAGCTTCAAATACATATAAACGTTCCGCCAATTACAATTGATTCTTATATTGATTCTACCTTTGCTCAATGAACCCAAAATACAAATTGCAGAAATTTTTCGCTCCTCTGTTTGgtccaaaaattttgacattagaGCTTTAGTCTTGAGACCAAATTCGTCAGTGATGATCCAACATTGAATGAAACTTTGCATAATTATTACTGGCTGTTCATATTTCAGCGATATATATTATGTTGGTTAATTCCACTGCGCTTAATGTTGTATGTAGGATAATTTTTACAATCCTCGTGTTATCTAAATCAGTTAAATGTCATAGTTCATTTCCTTCttttgtaaatggaaaattGGCAGAAAACCCATCAAAATATGGGAATaaagaaattactgaaaaatgcTTCTGTGACAACCTGCTCGAGGAACCCATTGGTGACTGTGAATGTAATGTGGCTTACGTAGATtcctttaataataaaaaaatattccctGTACTAGCTAGCCTtctattcaaaagctatttcagGTTTTATAAGgttaatcttttcaaaaaatgtcCATTCTGGGATGATACTGAAGGCAAATGCTCCTTTCAAAATTGTGCAGTCAAAGAATTCCCACTTGACTCCCTACCGGCTGCACTGAAGGCTGTCGACGATAACCTGAAATTAAACTACAAACCACCGGCAAAAGAAGAACCGTGCACCTCATCCAGAGAAGAACGTCTTAGTTCCATTAATGATACGATCAGCACAGCCGCTTCGGAGAATATTGCAACATGGCAGGAACACGATGCCAAAATGGGCAGTTATTGCGCTATGGACGAGGAGCAGCCTGATGACCAGACTTACGTTGATTTAACTTTGAACCCTGAACGTTATACTGGCTACATAGGTCGCGAAGCACATAAGATATGGAGGGCTATCTATGAAGGAAATTGTTTCAAGACACCTCGCACCCATGGTCTATTCAGTGATACTTGGAATGTAGAAGGTATGTGCTTTGAAGAACGAATTTTTTATAGAGCAATATCTGGTCTTCACACCTCAATCAGTATGCATGTGTCTTTAAAGTACTTACAACCTACTGCCGAAATATCTAACGTCACTGGTAATAGGATTGACTCAATTGGTACTTGGGGTCCAAACATTGCAGAGTTCCACAATAGGTTCAATCCTACTAAGACCAATGGAAATGGACCAGAGTGGCTTAGAAATCTTTACTTGCTCTATCTTAATGAGCTGAGAGCTCTGGAAAAGGCTGCTCCATATCTTGAGACTTTTGATTATTATACTGGTAATTCTGAAGAAGACATCGAAACTAAAGAAGCTGTACAAGGGATTTTAAGAATTATCAAGAGCTTTGAGCATCACTTTGACGAAACAACTATGTTCTTTGGAGGTCAAGAAGCAATAAAACGGAAAAACGATTTTAGACTTCACTTTTATAACGTCAGTAGAATTATGGATTGTGTTGGGTGTCAAAAGTGTCGTCTATGGGGTAAACTTCAGATTCAAGGACTCGGAACAGctgtaaaaatattgttttctccCAGTTTTGAGGCTCCTGAGTCCACTGTTTTCAACTTGAAAAGTAAGGAAAAGGCTCATTTCAAACTGACAAGAAATGAAGTCGTTGCACTGTTTAACGGCTTTGGCCGCCTCTCTGAAAGTATTCACGGGTTAGAAATATTCAGAAAACTTCACTGGTCTTGATtcttctttaaaagtttcatgtttttttcGACTCAAAACAAActttgtcataattttttatatttcggTACAAGTTCTGcattccccctttttttcaaacttcagTTTCAATAATAAGAAGTATTAATATGtaagaaatattaagaaaagtgaaaataataagAATTCACCATGGTAATACACATAAAGACAGTTCTACATTTAGGGGTTAGTATGTGAATCCCAAACGTAAGGAACAGGACGATATCACCGCTTATTAGGCATTTAAATGACAAGTGAGAGAATTTGAGTTTCAATTAAGtactggaaataaaaaatagagcGGATATCCCTCTACAAAATTATTTGACCAAACTACAACTAATTTGGCCTATCTAGTTGTAGCacgaatattattataaaaggcactaagttttatatttttatcaacgattcctttttcattcaggaaataTTATTCACTCTAAatctaccttcttatttttcaatgaatccATTCTGTCCTATTTGCATATGTAGAGGGTGTATGAATCCCtgttttgaaagtttaaaaaaataagagctaagagctcatatggcacttgtgacgaggtcggaggagccaagagctcatatgttatgagctctagcaaaattctaagaatcaatagattgcttgaaaaggaaaatcagaagcttaaagccggtcaggatttaaaacaagagctctgagtcacgaattccttctaaatatcaaaattcattaagatccaatcacccactcgtaatttagaaatacctcaatttttctaatttttcctctcccttcagccccccagatggtcgaatcggggagcTGATTtgttcagctccctgacacgcctatcaattttcatcgtcctagcacgtcaagaagcaccaaactcgccaaagcattgaACCCCGCCACCTAActtcaccaaagagagtggatccagtccggctacgtcaatcacgtatctacgacattcaTGAGCGTTTtgtaagatttccggtttccccctccaactctccccaaggtcaaaagatctggtcgggatttgaaataagagctctgagaaaatatcttgtaaatatcaaatttcattaagatccggtcacccgttcttaagttaaaaatacctgaatttttctgatttttccaaattaacaacccccagctccctcaaagagaaaggatCCGAACAAATTATGTCagtctcgtatctataacttgtgtttattcttcccatcaagtttcatcccgatctctccactctaagagtttccaagatttctgtttcccccctccaaccctatATGTCCCTGGATTcgattcaaattgaaagtggagcatctgaaacataagattcttctatatatcaagtttcattaagctccgatcacccattcgtaagaaaactcgattttcaagttttcaaagaattccggtttccccctccaactcccttcaatgtcaccggatttaGTCGAGGTTtcaaatgagagttttaaaacacaggatccttctagatatcacaCTTCattagatctgatcacccgatcgtaagttacaaatacctgattttttctaatttttccgaattgctcccccccccttccaactccaccaaagagagcggatccggtccgattatgtcagtcacctatcttggacttgtacttattcttcccaccaagttccatcctgatttctccactttaagcgtttttcaagatttccggtcccccccctaatgtcactggatccggtcgggatttaaaataagccatttgagtttcgaggtcctttaaatatgaaatttcattaagataagatcagtttcgtaagtcaaaaatgcttcatttttttctaatttcttagaattaaccctccctccaactcccccgaagagagcagatccgttctggttatgacaatcccgtatctagcacttgtgcttatttttccaaccatgttccatcccgattcctccactcaaagcgttttcccagattttagaGTCTGCCCACCCCCAACTTtaccttcaccggatccggtcgggatttaaaatacgagctttgagacacgatatccttctaaattgtaaatttcattaagatccgatcactccttcataagttaaaaatacctcgttttttattttttcagaattaaccctcctctcccaactcccccaaatagagcgtatctgttccggttatttgaatcacgtatctaggccTTACGATCATTTTTACCTCCAAGTTTCaacccaatccctccactctaagcgtattccaagattttaggtcccccctcccaacttcccccaatgtcaccggatccagtcgggatttataataagagatcctttcaaaaatcaaataagatccgatcactctttcgtaagttaaaaatgcctcattttttctaatttttcagaattaaccttccctccccctcccaactcccccaaagagagaagatccgttccggttatgtcaatcacgtatctaggacttttgcttatttttcccacgaagtctcatcccgatccctctactcttagcgttttccgagattttaggttcccccctcaattcctccCAGTGTtaccggatccagttgggatttcaaaaaagagctctgagacacgatatttttctaaacttcaaatttcattaagatccgattgcTCCTTCGTAactcaaaaatacctcattttttccaattttcagaattacccccccccccccaaactcccccaaacagagcagatccattccggttatgtcaatcacgtatattggacttccaatgtcaccggatccggtcgggatttaaaatagaagctctgagacacgatattcttccaaatttcaaatttcataaagaactcatgacccattcgtaagttaaaaatacttcatttttctatttttccgaattaaccgacccccccccccccccagatggtcaaattgcgaaaacgactatttctaatttaatctggtctagtccctaaaacgcctgccaaatttcatcgtcctagcttacctggaagtacctaaagtagcaaaaccgggaccgacagaccgacagaatttgcgatcgctatatgtcacttggttaatacaaagtgcTATAAAAAGAGAATCTAATCTTGGAGTGATAGAtttttaggaagtaaaagcaccttaaatGTCAGGGGAAAAATTGGCCTTAGGAAACGTGACCAAACAGGAAGCATaggacatttttcaattttgccattAACTAGGCTCACGTACTACTTGATAATGAGgtttcaaaggcagtatattCGGAAAAATATTAATCTGGGACAAATTGTGATGTGTAATGACCCCCTTTTTATCATTTATCTTATGTTAAAAACAAgcatggattaattaaaaaaaatatatatgtctGTTCAAAGTAAACAGTAAGTTAGACGCTTGAAACGAGtaacagttttaaagctactcaataaataataattttatcaaattattgGGTAGAGGGTTTGCAACCACccccttgccccccccctcaatgacgCCATTGGACCTCTGATGCCTATAACAGTAATTCCTGAAAATCAGCCGTAGTTGCACAAAAAACTGGAATACCAGAGTATTGATCTTGCTTGTCCATTCCACGACTAAAAAAGTTATAATTGTACTTGAAACCCTGTGGAATATATTCtatggtggcgcagtgggtttgaccttagcttggtaatacgacCCCAGAGATCAAACCGGTCTTAGCAACACACTGCAGGGCTGACGAAGGGACTTactagtcaagaagcgtcgttagtCTGACTACTTACTTACTTAGCCTCTAGAAGAAGCAGCAAAGGGTGGACTTATTTTACACATTATTAGTTTGAGTcttccccccccctaatgcTAGGAAATAGTGTTGTGCCAAACACAAAGCTTCCctgtttcatagttttaatgaattgtttgtaaatattttggtaaaactgTAGTTCATCTCCTTTTCTAAAGCATTACAGTtatgaaatttttacttttttactttgaaattattttatgaacttttactttaaaacttttttactttaacaaTCTGAATTTTGCAAAAAACCGCATTTTGAAATGAAtgaccttttttttctgtttttcctttatAAAACCCGAAGACTTAAACCCAATATCATGCATTGATTAAGAGCTgccaatgaaattaaataaaaattaacatacaaaatgaaaattagtgAAAAATTAGGCCATATTTTAACGGGTGCTGGCGTTTACCTTCCCAGAAAATCCCCTGGAAAAATACACCCTCTTGTGGAAAATgtcccccccagaaaatacctcctgtggaaaatcccctccgtggaaaatatCCCCAGAAAAcaccccccggaaaataccccctcaaAAATGCCCCCTATGGAAATCCCCTCCGTGTAAAATACTCCtggaaaacaccccccccccctccagcacATGCCGCCTcccacggaaaatacccccgaGAAAATGCCCTCCATGGAGAACCCCTCCGTAGAAAATACTCCCggaaaataaatggaaaataatgacgaaggccacactgcctttccataatacaactacagaagagaattagaaacaattctaattagcaatgacctaggaatcaaacaaactgtccgcgaggcaatcgaaatcaagcgaaactttaataataatacatccctaaatagagacttgagtgactacacactcaaccctatatACACGATATTAATtgcagaaaataatctaattcaaaataaaacaaaaataggaacgaataaaaacaagcccaatcccaaaagaactacaagattagctgcagagaaggcaaatatcgcaataagaaattatttcaatttttaataagtgtagttagttcaatgaatgaacctttttagcttgtaaaatgttagcttttttcgcacagtcttggctgaacttttcgttaagaaatAATGATAccaatgctattttttttttttaaagaatggatttttaaccgaaaacttttattgtaagtgttttattgtttattattttttttgctgaagactcccttagatatagggctgGAATATTCAAATAGGTATTACttgttcactgtcttgggaaaaaagtcgtCATTATTCTCTGGTCTGTAGTTGTAtaaatggaaaagtttttaaaatctcaaaaaagAGGCATGGGAAACACAAAAAAGTAATTAAGCTAGATAGTTCCATTTCAATGGTCACTGGCGAAGTTTGATAATCGTCTATTTGCATAGTTTCAGACCAGTGTTTTCTCGGACCTATTTTTGCCATCCTTTCCCCATCCCTGTCGCATGGCTTTCAGTTCATCTTCTCTATTGGCTTAGTTTACTCGTAAGCCTtgcgtaatttacaaattacaCTTACACTCATAATTTATGCTAGGAGTTTGGCTATATTTCTAGggatatattttttaatcattcatTAACAGGAAaatgtagaaaagaaaattgaaaaactgaGAATTAAAAATTAGGGCCAACCCAAACTTTTCCGAGTAATCTTTTCTGGGGTCcattttgtctgtttttatcTGACGCACGTTTTTAACAATTCGTGTTCGGCTGTCATCAGTTTCGCAATCAGTGCAGATAAATATAGTTTTGCAATAGCTTAGAGAAATTCCGCATTAGTAGGCCATTTGCTGAGAAAACGAATTACCTAGTAGTGATTATTGTCGTGCTAATAACTAAAGAACCTACCTCGTATTTACAGAATTTCACAAGagagaaaaagtaaaagtaaattcGAGAATTCCAAAGCTAATCATCCGACAATTCCTATtacctaattttagaaaatcctgcgcccttttcgttgaatttttcttctcccataaaccaaaaaaaatcccctgaaaacgactgtacacttcccaataaccattattatatgtaaacactggtcgaagtttgtaacttgcagcccctcccccagggactgtgggggagtaagtcattcccaaagacatagttattatggtttttgactatgcaaaacaaaatggctatctcaaaattttgatctgttgactttggagaaaaaatgagcgtgggagggggcctaggtgccctccaattattttggtcacttataaagggcactagagcttttcatttccgttattatgagctctcttgcaacattctaggaccaatcgGTCGATACggtgacccctggggaaaagaaaaaaaaacaacaaacaaacaaataaacacgcacccgtgatttgtcttctggcaaaaaatacgaaattgcacatttttgtagataggagcttgacaatTTCgctgtaaggttctctgatacgccgaatgcgatggtgtgactttcgttaagattctgtgacttttagggggttttcccctattttctaaaataagacaaattttctcaggctcgtaacttttgatgacaaagaccaaatttgatgaaacttatatatttaaaatcagcatgaaaatccgattttttGACGTAtattttagaatcaaaattccgttatttatagtttcgtttactattgagccgggtcgctccttactacagttcgttaccacgaactgtttgataagattgaatttgagaaaacaccattgaaaacaaagaacaaaattttaattttaagtattACACGTTATAAGGAgagaatttgatattttatggCATAAAGATGCTATTGTTGAAGTTCCAGCTCAGAACAAGGGAAATACTTTGTATTTCTCCTGTTTTTACGGTACCgatgaaaaataattcttatagacttattctgaatcttaaagagTTAAACAAAAGCGTTAAATACCGCCCTTTTAAAGCGTCTGAGGTTCtcttaattacaaaaattattatatggCCTCTGTTGACCATGTCAATTTTTACTATTCATGTCTTGTTGATTTTGATGATTGAATAAGATTGTTGCTAGGTTCTTAGTGCCAAATCGGTTGTCAGGAGCCCCAAGGGCTCTTGTAAGACCCATGAAACCAGTTTTCTCCCTGCTTTGACAAAGGGTATTCGTCTGATGTTTACTTGGATGATTCAGCCTTTCTGGGAAGGTTATTTTCAGAAAGTCAAAACAGTTTTCATGAAATAGTGAAATCACCCTCAGAACTGAGGGGTTGTCATTCAACTGGAAAATTCATGTGAACAAATAGAAGTTCTGGGTTTTGTGTTAGATTCTCGATCAATGTTTATTTTCTTGCCGGAAAGGAAAATTCAAAAGGTTTTGATGTCGTTTCAAAGCTTCATAGTCCAGAATCGACTACGATTCAAGAATTGACCAAAACTCTAGGCGTTCTTGTTTCAATCTTCCTCAGTGGATAGTGGTCGAAGAACAAACCATTGCTCTCGGAGCCTCGAGTTTCGAACTCGTGCTTGATATGGCTCTCGGAGCCCTGAAGTTTGTTCTAGGAACACAATATCTAGCTCTCGGAGCCCACAAATAGGTTCTAGAGCCCCCAGAACTGGATCTGTGAGCCCCATAAGAAATCCATGACCCAAAGAAATGACAGAAAACGGAAGGCTTCTTTGGAAAAGcacaaaggcaaaaaattaaaacgaagcAGGTCAATTGACACTCTATTTAAAAGGTTTCGTAAGGACGTTCTCGTACCAAGGACAGTCCCATGATCTATAAGAAACTTCTCTAATTTATAAACAGAGCTATCTTTGAGCCTCTGGAAATAGGATTTATTTCCGGCAGAAGGATTTATTTGAGCGCTACACTAGACCTGCGAATGCCAATAAAATTGATGTTCCCAAGGTAAACAGTAAAGTTTGGCCTGCTCTCTCATCACGAGCTAAACAGAGGGATGCTAAGGCACTTCAAGTGCAGCGGGCTATTGCTCACTTAACCTTTTATGTTCTAGATGCAGCAAATGCGATTCTTTAGCTTGAAAATCATGATATCGAAGAAAAGGTTGTTAAAAACCTAACAGATACTGTTCTCATGCTTGGCCTCACCGATTATGACCTCAGTCTAAATAGACCTCAGTCGATGATATTCGAAGTGAGTCATAATCCCATTGTAGCATCAGCTTTATATTTTCATGAAGTTAAAGTCACGGAGTCTCTTTTTGGCAAAGATGTTGCCAAAACACCATCCAAAGCCAAATCAATGGTGGATTTGGAAGAATCATTTGGAAGGTCAAAAAATGTGCAAGGGGATCCATCGTTATCGCCACTGGCAAAACGAGGCTCCCCGTCTAAACTATTTCAGAAATTAGGGCCTTTAACTGGAACGCGGATTCATTTAGTGTTCAAGCACTAAAACACACGCCTGGCAAGTTTGCGACCAAGCTAACATCTGATGTAATTTTGAAACTGCAATAGTGGTTGGATATTCCCAATCATTCTTCTAAAGCAATTAAGCCTAGATTAGTAGACAAAATTTGTGTGTGATGATGCATCAAAATTATGCTGTGGGTGATGCATCAGAACGAGGCTGGTCATTCGTGGATGAATATTCCATGAAAACGTCGACAGCTAAATGGTCCTCAGAAGAAAAGGAATTTGGCgtcaatattttagaaacaaaggCTGTTTATCTAGGATTAAACAGCTT is a window of Artemia franciscana chromosome 7, ASM3288406v1, whole genome shotgun sequence DNA encoding:
- the LOC136028660 gene encoding ero1-like protein, whose translation is MLVNSTALNVVCRIIFTILVLSKSVKCHSSFPSFVNGKLAENPSKYGNKEITEKCFCDNLLEEPIGDCECNVAYVDSFNNKKIFPVLASLLFKSYFRFYKVNLFKKCPFWDDTEGKCSFQNCAVKEFPLDSLPAALKAVDDNLKLNYKPPAKEEPCTSSREERLSSINDTISTAASENIATWQEHDAKMGSYCAMDEEQPDDQTYVDLTLNPERYTGYIGREAHKIWRAIYEGNCFKTPRTHGLFSDTWNVEGMCFEERIFYRAISGLHTSISMHVSLKYLQPTAEISNVTGNRIDSIGTWGPNIAEFHNRFNPTKTNGNGPEWLRNLYLLYLNELRALEKAAPYLETFDYYTGNSEEDIETKEAVQGILRIIKSFEHHFDETTMFFGGQEAIKRKNDFRLHFYNVSRIMDCVGCQKCRLWGKLQIQGLGTAVKILFSPSFEAPESTVFNLKSKEKAHFKLTRNEVVALFNGFGRLSESIHGLEIFRKLHWS